Proteins encoded in a region of the Brevundimonas vesicularis genome:
- the ruvA gene encoding Holliday junction branch migration protein RuvA, whose amino-acid sequence MIGRLRGVLAEVGEAECLIDCAGVGYVVSCGARTLGRLPAPGDEATVHVHSQWSEDAGPRLYGFLTRDERRAFTTLLAIQGVGPKAALAVLDVLPPGELASAVAREDKAAVARANGVGPKLALRIVTELKGKPLGDVSFAPVAPGMHVEIAPPVPSITGEAVSALLGLGVAEVNARRAVDQALIRLGEEAELSAVIRAALQELGR is encoded by the coding sequence GTGATCGGGCGGTTGAGAGGCGTGCTGGCCGAGGTCGGCGAGGCGGAATGCCTGATCGACTGCGCCGGCGTGGGCTATGTCGTGTCGTGCGGGGCGCGGACGCTGGGGCGGCTGCCGGCGCCGGGCGACGAGGCGACGGTGCATGTCCATTCGCAGTGGAGCGAGGATGCGGGGCCGCGCCTGTATGGATTTCTGACGCGCGACGAGCGGCGGGCCTTCACGACCCTGCTGGCTATTCAGGGCGTGGGGCCCAAGGCGGCGCTGGCGGTGCTGGACGTTCTGCCGCCCGGCGAACTGGCGTCGGCGGTGGCGCGCGAGGACAAGGCGGCGGTGGCGCGGGCCAACGGCGTGGGGCCGAAGCTGGCGTTGCGGATCGTGACCGAGCTGAAGGGCAAGCCCTTGGGCGACGTCAGTTTTGCGCCGGTCGCACCCGGCATGCACGTCGAGATCGCACCGCCCGTTCCGTCCATCACCGGCGAGGCCGTGTCGGCCCTGCTTGGACTGGGCGTCGCCGAGGTCAATGCGCGCCGGGCCGTGGATCAGGCGTTGATCCGTCTGGGCGAAGAGGCGGAGCTGTCGGCGGTGATCCGCGCGGCGCTGCAGGAGTTGGGCCGATGA
- the ruvB gene encoding Holliday junction branch migration DNA helicase RuvB: protein MTRVISPEAETGESFDRALRPQTLSEFVGQSQAKGNLKVFIDAARGRAEALDHVLLFGPPGLGKTTLAQIVSRELGVGFRATSGPILAKAGDLAAILTNLEPRDVLFIDEIHRLSPQVEEILYPAMEDHVLDLIIGEGPSARSVRIDLAPFTLVGATTRAGLLATPLRDRFGIPLRLEFYTPDELTAVVRGTARKMGAAIDEAGAREIASRARGTPRIAGRLLRRVRDFASAEGAEMISKLVAARALARLEVDEAGLDSLDRRFLKALIENYGGGPVGMDTLAAAIAEARDAVEDVIEPYLLQQGFIMRTPRGRMACAKAYAHLGLSAPAQPAAGPVPGDLFE from the coding sequence ATGACCCGCGTCATCTCCCCCGAGGCCGAGACCGGCGAATCCTTCGACCGCGCGCTGCGGCCGCAGACGTTGTCGGAATTCGTCGGCCAGTCGCAGGCCAAGGGTAATCTGAAGGTCTTCATCGATGCGGCGCGCGGGCGGGCCGAGGCGCTGGACCATGTGCTGCTGTTCGGACCGCCGGGACTGGGCAAGACGACGCTGGCGCAGATCGTGTCGCGCGAGCTGGGCGTGGGATTTCGGGCGACCTCGGGGCCGATCCTGGCCAAGGCGGGCGATCTGGCGGCGATCCTGACCAACCTCGAGCCGCGCGACGTCCTGTTCATCGACGAGATCCATCGCTTAAGCCCCCAGGTCGAGGAGATCCTGTATCCGGCCATGGAGGATCATGTGCTGGACCTGATCATCGGCGAGGGGCCGTCGGCGCGCTCGGTGCGGATCGACCTGGCGCCGTTCACGCTGGTGGGGGCGACGACGCGGGCGGGCCTGTTGGCTACGCCGCTCAGGGACCGGTTCGGCATTCCGCTGCGACTGGAGTTCTACACCCCCGACGAACTGACGGCGGTGGTGCGCGGCACGGCGCGCAAAATGGGCGCAGCCATCGACGAGGCGGGGGCGCGCGAGATCGCGTCGCGGGCGCGCGGCACGCCGCGCATCGCCGGGCGCCTGCTGCGCCGGGTGCGGGATTTCGCCTCGGCGGAAGGGGCCGAGATGATCTCGAAACTGGTGGCGGCGCGGGCGTTGGCGCGGCTGGAGGTGGACGAGGCCGGGCTGGACAGCCTGGACCGGCGGTTCCTGAAGGCTTTGATCGAGAACTATGGCGGCGGGCCGGTCGGGATGGACACCCTGGCGGCCGCCATCGCCGAGGCGCGCGACGCGGTCGAGGACGTGATCGAACCCTATCTGCTGCAACAGGGCTTCATCATGCGGACCCCGCGCGGCCGCATGGCCTGCGCCAAGGCCTATGCGCATCTGGGCCTCAGCGCGCCGGCGCAACCGGCCGCCGGCCCCGTGCCGGGCGACCTGTTCGAATAG